Part of the Drosophila kikkawai strain 14028-0561.14 chromosome 3L, DkikHiC1v2, whole genome shotgun sequence genome is shown below.
GTTATAGCCCTGCAGCAGCTTCCTCTGCTTGGCCAGAACGCAGCTCTCATAGATCTCTCTCTGGGTGGCGTCCACGTCGAACACATGGTTGAATGTGAACATCTCGCTCCGGTTTACAATTACCTGTGGAGCTCCTGGCGAGGTACGCTCCACGGCAATCAAGCAGCCGCGATCCACCTCCGACTGCACCAGAGGACGCACGCGCAGCGCCACAGCCACGGAGGTGGGATCCTCGTTCCCGCCGGACATCTGATAAAAATAGACATTAAGTTACAAAGTTTAACGAGTGCAGGCAAAGGTAAACTCACCTTTAATTTAACAAGTAAAACAATATAACAGACAAACACCGAGGAACCACGGGAATGACGCTAACATTTAGCACTTGCAgttagttatttaaaaaatggtgGGCTCAGTGTGACCGTAGCGCGGCAGCGCGCTAAGCGGCGACTTATCGATATCGATCTGCAAGCtggctatttttttttttatgagtCAAACTGAAATGACGTAACTGCCTTGCGTTATAcgttaatttgaattttagtAAAAACCGATCTAACTTACGGATGAAATTCAGGATTACGAAAATTTCAACACAATTTAGCTCACttcggttttttttataaataagcaAACCTAACAGTTaattcaattcggaagtttgtttttatttggttaataaatctgaatatttgaaaaacatgaaaaacaaccacaattttatgaaattcttTAGAAACTTAAGTGGCAATAGAAATTATAATCTCAAAGTGTCATGTCGTTCATATACAGATATTGGTTAATTGTCTCGTTTCTAAATTTAGAGACAGCTTCGACGTTCCCTTTATGTTAACCATACTTTTAGATTAGTGAAAACCCAAAATCTATTTATAAAATGCAGCTTTTAATTTCCCAGCTTGTGGCAAGATGTCAGTGTTAATGAAAAAAAGTAAGATAACCAAGGTAGTTACGGATTCCATAATTTACTGAAGTGGGACTTTGAACATTCCACCTTCttaatgtttaaacattttatctGAAAGATACATAGACCTATAATGGTTGAAACTTTGGCTTCTAGAACTAAGTGAACTTCTTGAACTGAATTACagatattatatacattttttataaattaatagatATTAATTAGCAATGTTGATAAGTTTGAGATATTTTTTGTACTTGTAATATATGTTATTcctacaaaaacaataacagaaCTACTGTGCCTGAAGTTACTCAGCCTCAGCTCAGCTCTGAACCTTTGTAAATCCCCCCAAAAGAGGTAAACATTGGTTTAGTTTTTGCCATTCatagaatataatatatgtagtATATAATTGGAAACACCAATAATATCACAAGACTCAGTCACGGTCATCGCAGCACTTGTCGTAGATGATCGTGGGGGTGCAGGCCTCGATGGTCTCGTCGAAGAAATGGTCAAAGTGACATGTCTCCTCCTCCACTGTCTTGCTGTCGACGCAGCGGATGTAGTTGTgacagttgttgctgctgctggccaccaGCATTGTTCCTCGGCCTTCGCACCTGTTGTACTCGCACACCACCTGGGCGGCCGGGGCACAAACCTGGAGATCTTCATCGAAAAAGTATCCCTCTTTGCACTGCATCCACATAGGGTCCAGGTCAATTACAGGTGACAGCCCCTGGCAGTAGAAGTAACCCCGGCAGGTTGCCTTGTCGGACACAAACGTCGCCTTTGTCGATTTGGAACAGATGCCGCTCTTGGAGTGGGCCGAGCACTCGATCGTGCTTGGTTCCACACAACTACCACTCTCCACATCGAAGTACTGTCGCTTCTTCGTGGTGATGCACGTACTCGCGGTATGGCTCTCGGAGCTGTTGCACTCGTAATACTTGGCGCAGTCATTCTCGTTCCGGAACTTGGTCTTGCTCGGCACCAGCTCGCATATATTGTTCACATCGACGCACGTCGAATCCACGCCATGCTGGCAAGCCTGATTGGCCTCATTAAAGTGCTGGCTATTCGGACATATTCCCGGGTGCGGCTCACCATTCAAGCAGTAGAAGTACCTGTGGCACTCAGTCGGATCGGCTACCCATTCGCCGTCCTTGCCTTCGCACCGGTTGCCACAGtacttgttgctgttggccaGCGTGTCCACGCACTGGTTCTTGCTGGGACTGAAGGACTGGCCGGAGGTACAGGTAAGGACAGTGCCCTCGCCGTTGACGCACTTGATGTACTGGTCGCAGGTTCCAGGCTTGCGGATCTGGGTGCCGTTCTTGAACAGGCGGCAGAGCTCCTCGTACTCACCGGTGCTGGCCGCCGACGATGTCTGCCAAGTCATTAGAAAAATGCATCCGAGAAGCACTCCAAAAAGGCTTGAttctgaaaaaagaaaatggttaaaataggttttttgtcttaatctttaatttgtttattatttatgttatgCTATATTATTCCGACTGATTTGCCTATCAATGGGATTAgagttattgtttttaaaatcttatcatctcataaattaaaaaaaaacaaggactTCCTGTTTTTctaagttatatttttatagtttgctccaataaattatgaataaagtTAAGATTGTTTTGTTTCAAAACTCAATAACTGCATGAatatttcagattttaatAGTCTTAGCTGACGGAAATGGCATTCTTGTCTATTTAAATGGTTTTCCAGATCTCAGGTAACAATTTTGAACAGTGCACTTAAGCATCGTTGATAATACTCACTCGGCATGGCTGATTGTTTGGGGAATTTGGTTTAATTTGCAGGGGAAGAGATCGCGTTGTCTGATGTGGCCTCGGGCACTAATTGCTCCCGACTAAATGGAGTTTCGTGAATGGAAAAAGTTTATATTAACCAGCGGCGAACATGGCTGCTGCCACCGAATGCCTCGGCTGATAAGCAGCTGCGAATCTTATCGATGTTTTGCCAAAAAGTACGTAAACCCCTTCAAGTGCCCAGTAATTTGCGATGCAAATCATCCGCGAAGAGGAGTCTGTCTGGGCGTGGTGTCCCCATAAGTTGTGGGCTTGGACACCTTATGGACACCAATTGGTcagggaaatgaaaatgaaactggTTAATGAGGTGTCGGCTCTTATCTTAAACAGAAAATAGCCTTTTATTGGCTGTTAATTAATtgaactataaatatattaatcgCGTAATCGCGCAGTCACAAGTTATTGTTCTTGAATGGGTGTCGTAAATATGACAAAATGATAAAGCCAGTTAGTCgctttcaaattgtttttgggAAAAATCAGAGCTTTAAAATACCTAAGAAAGAACGATTATCATTTATGGTATGTTTGACTCCCACCACCTGCACGTAAAGTTTCCATGATTTGttgatgttttatttacattatttataattagtttatataaatgtttttaattagcaTCAGCAGGCGTGCCAATTGGGACAAGTTTCAGATATTAGGAGCGAAGAGAGAGCTAGAGCTACATAATTCggtgaaaataattaaaaattttaatatagctaaaaatttcaattttgtttgaatttataaaacaaaaaagttaaatatGTTGGGTACAACAGTCAGATAATAATCATGAGAGTTAAGATAATAATTATCCcgatttatttggttttatatCCTAAAATTtatggatttaaaaaaaaaagaatataagaaaataCCCTTTGTaaacaatgataatgataatgatgataatCTAAACAGCTTTTAAAAGCagaaacatatatttattttcatttacacGCGGCGTAAGTTAGGACGTCCGGTACACAGGCACCCTTGGTTTGATCGAAAAAGTAGTTGCCGCAGGATTTCTCCTCCTGGGTGATGCCGTCCGAGCATATCAAATATTCGCGGCAACCGGTGGTTGCACTCTCCACGAAAGTAGCTGTGCGACCATCACATCGATCCCATTTGCAGGCCACCGAAGTGGGATTCTTGCAGGTCTGGCTGGAGGCATCAAAGAAGTAGTCCTGGGGACACTGATTCCAAGTGGGATTCGCATCCGGAGTGCCGTCCGCTTGTTTGGCGCAGAAAAAGTAACCGCGACAGGTGGCTGCATCCGTGACGAATTTGTTTTCCAACGGCTTCTTGACGGTGCCGCAAACATTCGATGGCAAGGGATGGGCATCGCAGTCAACCAAAGCCTTCGCCACACAGGTTCCTGTGCTGGCCTGGTAGTACAAGGCGGAGGCACAGGTCTTGTCCTTCAGCACACCCTTTTCGCAGACGTGGTACTTGTTGCATCCCTGAAGATTGTCAAAGTTCACGCTGTTCTTCACGATGTTGCAGTACTCAAAGCTGCTGGCCGTGCAGGCCGACTCGTAGAGCCGGGTGCAGGTCTGGGTGGTGGCATTGAAGTGGGTCTCCGTGGGACATTTGCCGTACAGGGCCGTCTCCTGGTCCGAGCAGTAGTAGTAGCCGTAGCAGGACTTGGGATCGGCCACGAACTGGGTGGCCGCATCCTCGCAGGACACCGCACAGCTGGAGTCATCCGTCAGGGCCTTCACACACTTGCCGGTGTCCTTGTCGAAGAAGGGCGTCGAGCCCGCGCAGGTGCTGTAGTGGCTCACGGAATTGATGCAGGTAATCGATTGGCCGCAGGAATCAGGATCACGGATCACGGTGTTGTTGGAAAACAGGCGGCAGATGTCCTCATCTCGGCCATTAGCTATCCCGAAGCTCtggaccagcagcagcagcagtgccaGGCCAACGAAGGCTTTCGGTTCTGAAAGTGTGATCACATCTTGGTTAGTCAAACTCCCACGAAACTGAAGAATGTCAATGTCACCCACTTTCCATCGCAAAAGAAGAATAAGTTATCGGCAGGCAGCTCAGCACTCGACGAACTAAAGAACAGAACTGAGTTCGCTCCTCGGCGGCGATTGCTTTTATTGCCTCTATATAGCCTATATGGGAGGATCAGCAGCGATCGGCaggttatttatttttattggagAGATAAGcgaattgatttttattcggGGTACCTTCAGAGGGTGTGGTATACAAAAAAGTACCCTGTATcaattcttttaatattttgaaagttATATAATtctagaaattttaaattatttcctttctttattaaattataccTTATTTTCAATAACTAAAATACAcgaattttctatttttttttcgaataacaaaattgcatattttgtaatttaagcATCGGGTAATAAAAAGTCTATAGTTTTCTACAAAATGACCATTTTGGCAATTGCTAACTGATAAATATAATAGGAAGTAGATAAGATTAATTATAGCTGAGGCACTAGCTGGCTTAAttcataaaatacaaataaaagaaacccgtttaaatttatacaaattcaGGGGGTTTTGAACCCAAACTTAAGTAAAGAAATGTAGACAATTAATGAATGATGAAAAAAATGATTACAATTCCTGGAAAATATCATATATCTTATATGCTAGTACGATAGCTTTTGGAGTGTTACaagtaattttaattgcatattTAGGAGCTGTTTTTGAAAATACTTGCAGTGTGCTtttagagaaaaaataaaaatatctttaggattttttttattaattaaattttatattaatacatttttttgaatttaaagttttatatagggaatttttaatatttccaggatttaaaaataatttatttaaaattaataatacagCACAAGTATATTTTTGAAGTATAATAGATTTTCAAGTAGATTTTCCTTGCAAACTTTTGGCTTAAATTACCTTCACAACAAAATTTGTTGTCTCTACTGCGAACTAGACAACATCGATGTTATTGCTGCCTATCATATCTCTAAAAATCACCGATTGACATAGTTGTACTGACAAGGGGTTCCATGTGCATTTTTCATATGTGATTTGAACGCAAATTCTTCTGAAATCAATATAATATGCTGGaagtacatatatgtatcAACTTAAGCGAGTGGAATAGTTTTAATTGCATATTTATGTGCTGTCTTACCTTTATTAGAAGAATGCTTCTGgggtaaaatatacatatatttttagtaatgCCAAAAATATTCTATTCTTGAATACGGCCATGTAGTTTATATAATTACAAGAGTTCGGatatattaacataaattatcatttatcattgtttttctattcaaattagaattattttttatcacAAAATCAACTTATTAATTAAGTTCTTTGCTTCACGGTCtattttttgatttaagtTTGGTTTACAgaaatattttactatttaaaatggattatatttatattataataattgtataattCATATGAATATTAGTGCAAACTTCTAAGGAGTACGAATATTTCACACTCAGAGACACTAAATAGACAAATGCTTTCAATTACTTAAACGATGTCCTTAACTACattattactcatacgcagtgtgggCTTTGTCCAAGTATTTGTGTATATCGTTGCAGTCCTGAAGCTTTAAtattattctaaaaaaaataaatcctaTTTACTGTACTCTGTGATAAGAAATGCTAATAAAAAATCCCTCATGCAGACAGacaaaatcaaagcaaatttatttaaaaaactgtAAATCAGTAGCTTTTCATTACGCACTCAAGTGGTCTATAAACTGTTCCCATCATCTCCTCAACAATTGTGATTAGTTCAAGAGCAGGTCGAAGCAAAGATTCCAATGGAGATATGTAACTAATGTCGTGTCGCAGAAATGAGCTCCTAGATACCGGGAAACGCCAATGAGCGATCAATATGAGCCGTGGCATTCATTCCTCCCTGCCTTGCCATgcgtttaaattaaaaaacaattagaGACAAAGAAGGCTCGCAATCAGCAGCTGATAATCCGAATTCCGACCAAACTGTCATGTCAAAAAAATATACcgagttatatatatatacaatatatatatagagggTCCGCTGACCAGGCTCCGATTAGAGAATATAAGGCAGTCCATTGtggccgggtccgctagtttCACTTTCGACGTCCAACGCTGTTGAGCCGGGAGCTAACCCCAAAAACTTAAGGATGAAAGGTGCGTGCTTTACCCGAGAGACCTTAGAATCTTATCTAATTTTAATTGCGATACTTACGGCCTGTCGACGGCGGCGGCTTATCTGGttgacaatttttaattaaccgCTCTGACGAGAGCCCGGGGATGGGCCAACTATAAAAACGCAGAGCCTGCGATCGAAAGGGTTAGTACCGGAATTGGAACGTTCGCTTCAGTCGATTCTGCCAAGCGAATTAGTCACTATAAAACCAGGCCCAAGATGAGAGGTATGTAGGTGCAGGCCTCGGCCTCCGAAGATGGATCTATAACGCAGAGAAAGTTACCAGAAAGGTTTTACGAAGGCTTTTCAAAGTCTTTTTAGCAACAAATTACTAATATTGTTTTCACTTGGGGCTTAGTAAATTCAGCCAAAGTAAATAACCTTTAGGGAGGTCAGAAATATGATTAATGAATAGTTAAACGCTTTAAAgtctataaaatatgtattctAAATCCAATCCAAAGTTTTAAAAGAATATACATTTAGGGTAAACGACATCTTTATAATAAAGTTGGAATATGGTTTCAATAAAACATCATTAAGTGgggttttgatttaaatttcttaaatattttaacaccTTTTGAGGGTAGAGTCAGTAAGATTTAagaactaaaaatattaaatatccaataattaatttttgattgataaaaacactttacatttaaaatctaaTCTGGTTTTGTGTGGATACTAATTTGTTGTATATAATTCCTTTACTCGCCAGGTTTCGATACGAGGATCTGTGCCCTAGTGGCCTGTCTTCTGCTGGCATCGCAGGCCAGCGGCTACACGATGGAGCAGATGTGTGCCCAGTGGTCGGGCACTGGATACGTGGGCAATCCGACCAACTGCCGTGCCTGGGGCTACTGCCAGGGCCAGAAGCTGGTCGGCTGGGGCACCTGTCCCGACGACTATATTTTCAACTCGCAGAAGGGTATCTGCGACTATCCCTACAGGACGGTCTGTGCCACCAGTGCCGTTCAGACATGCACGGCGGCCACCTCGCCCATGTATGTGGCCGATCCGAGCAACTGCACCCAGTATGGCTATTGTGACGGCAAGGGCTCCATCTCTTACGGCGACTGCGGTGTCGGCGGCGTCTACTCGGCCAGCAGCAGGTCATGCGTGTGGGGACCGGCCTGTCCGCAGAGCACCATCTGCCAGTTCATGTTGTCGGACATCTATGTGGGCGATCCGGACAACTGTGGCTCCTGGCTGAGCTGCAACAATGGCTATGGCACCCCGGGAACTTGTGGCTCCGGCCTGACCTATAACTTGGTCACCGGTAACTGCCAGAAGACGAATACGTGCAACGGAAATACCGATAGTGGTTCCTCCAACGGACAGTTCACCGTCGGAGATACAAGTTCTACCATCTGTAAAGATAAAACCAACGGATATGAAGCAGCACCTGCATTAACTGGCAAGTCCTATAGGTTCGTTAGCGATTTGACCACCTGCTATGGCTTCTACTACTGTGAGTCGGCTACTGCAGTTGGCGTTTGGAACCAGTGTCCCACCGGCACCCACTTCGATCCCACCATAGGCAAGTGCGTGTCGCCAGCCGCTTACGCTTGTCCCTACAACCGATGCGGCAACGTGAACTCCGTGTTCATGACCCGTTTGGGTACATCCTGCGAGGGCTACACGGTGTGCGCCAGCGGCGGAATTGGCTCCTGCCCCACCAAGAATCCTTACTACGACGAGGTCTACGACATTTGCACTGCCACCGCGCCTGGTTTCGCCATTTGCTCATAAGTTGTGTTTTCAACTATGTCAATTCCCCGTTAACCGGATGATAAATgaaatatcaattaaaataataaataactttgAGATAAGGGAAggctttaaaaatcaataaaaaaaaattacgttGGCTTCGACTAATCGGGATTCGCTTAAATAGGTTCATTAATTCTGTGGTTAatggtttcaataaaaatataactaagagctttgaaaataacaaaacttAAACACTTTACGTTAAGAGAAATATCATTTAATaagataaattaaaacattgatttttaaataattttaataacttttaatttttgtagacTTATTGTATTTTAGTTTAGTGGAGCTATTTCCTGACAATTATTAATTCTTTTCTAATGAAAATTagaattgttaaatttaaaaaaaatagtaattgtCTAATAATACACTTAAAATCAATTAGTAAGCATACAGTCATCACTTACTTATTAATATAAAGTGTTTTACAGGGGATTATCTTCtcttaaactaattttaaatcttaatCGATATGGCCCTTACAGTCCCTATTTTTGAAGGACTAGAAATTAATTCACAAAGGAAGATCCCAATTTCAGGATTTCAGGCGTTTCTTGActttttcatacatttttttaaagtatgtacataattaaataaagaagtttAAGCTTTGAAACTAATTATAAGGAAAATGAATGTCAGAATGAATATGAAATAGAATCTAGAATTTTGATGGATACAAAACATTCAATGAATCTTTTAAGATCTTTAACTTTCTGAGGTTCTAAAACTTAAATACTagtaaaaagtaataaaaggTATTAATGAATATGTATTATCCTATATATTTGATATTCTCTGGagcttaaaattattataatacatatatttttcaagcaATATTTATTCTTGAGCTTCGACTGTTTTATAGATGATATTTACAGGACGTGTACTTATAGAAACAAAAGAAATGTTGCTTTAATTTCATCTCTTCAACacctttaaaaattgttgCAAACTATTATTAAAGCCACAGAaagcaataaatatttgattcaTGACTCAATGAGAATAAAAAACTGGGGAAGACggccataaaaaatcaaattgatatcacaaataaacaaaaacatgtcAATAAGGCGGGGAATTCGATCTGTGGGCTCCTCGGATGTTCGAGAAGCCACCAGCAGCGCTTGACAGCCACTTTCAATGTCATCGCAGCGGATCCCATCGCAACATCTGCAATTTCCCTATCGACGGGTGGGGCCATTGATCGGCGCGATACCACCAGGAGGAGTCTCTTCTGCGAACGAGACAACGACAACGATGTTATTGCCGTGTAATTTACATTCGGCCCCGCTATCGTACATCAGAAAACCAGCGCTATCTCCGGGTTCTGATTGAGATAGTTGCGCTGACAAGGGGTTCCTGGGGCATGTGCATTTTGGAAATTGTTTTTCGGCGAACAAAAACGAGCAGAAAGGCCGTTGCATATTTAAAGGGCGGCAGCATCCGACGCTGCAGTATCAGTTTTGTTGTGGTTGCTGCCACCGTGAGATCGCAACGGAACGCTTCAGACACCAGGATATATATTAATTGAAGGATATACACCATGATGAGAGGTATTTGGACAGAATAGGATATTAGGATACTTTTATACTTCATAGTGCTTGGTTACGATTATTCTTAAATTGCACAGACTTTTGAAAAAATCCTTAATTCgagtattatttttaactataTAATACAAGGATAGGAGCAAGTTTTGTTCCTAATCAGTTGTGACTTAAAACCAAGTTTCCTGTATTTTctgtaataaattaataaaaaattattatctAAAATCTTgtaaattcaacaaaataatttaattggatTTGTTGCTTTGATAACACTTAAACTTATATTCCTTATCACTTACCTTCGATCTTGCAGCCAGCGGTATCCTGTCGCTGCTGTTTGTGGCCAGCGCCTTGGGCGGCGTGATCGAGGACTTTGAGTACCTGTCGGTGGAGGATATGTGCGGACTGCTGCCGCAGGACACGAGCCTGTTGCGTCCCAGCACCTGCGACAACTGGGTACGGTGCCCCAACAGCCTGGAGGCTGCCGTGGAGCAGGGAGCCTGCGCTTCCGGTCTCTACTACGACAAGGACCTTGGTCGCTGCATCTTAGCTTCGAGTGCCAAGTGCCCCTACAAGGGCCTAGGTGCTACGGAGCAAGCGAAGAACTATTGCGCCAACGAGACGGACGGCTCCTTCGTGGTGGaccccagcagcagcgactGCCGCGGCTACATCCTGTGCAAGAACGGCAAGCAGATCCGGGCCAACTGTCCCAATGAGCTGATCTTCCAGCCCACGTCCAGGTCCTGCGTGTACGAGACCCAGTACCACTGTCCGAAGAGCTCCACCAAGCGAAGCGATCCCGCCTGCCGCTCGCTGCCCAACAACACGCGCCTGGCCGATCCCGTCCATTGCGACCAGTACTACGAGTGCGTCAGCGATCTCCTGCACATCCGGTCCTGCCCAGCTCTGAGTGCCTACGATGCTGCTCTGGGTTACTGCGTGAATGTGTCTGAGGTGGCCTGCTACGAGACGGCCGCTCTGCCGGAGCCGGAGAACACCTTCTGCTTGGACGAAGCCACCGGATCCGCCCGCGTTGGCTACTTCGCCGACGATCTGTCCTGCGCCCACTACTACATCTGCAACAAACCCAAGGCCGGCAAGCACGACACGGAGCCCAGGCACCTGAGCTGCCCGCTGGGCCAGTACTTTGACTTCGAGAAGCTATCCTGCCGCGACCGCCTCAACGTGCGTTGCCAGCTGGACAGGTGCGTGGGCACCAACCTGACCTACGTGAACGTTGCGGGCGACTGTCAGAGCTATGGACGTTGCTCCGGTGGAGCGACCGTCAGCACCGGCCTTTGCCCGTCCGGCTATTACTTTGACGAGCGCAACCAAGGGTGCTCGTTGACCAACTACCACTACATCGCCTGCTCCGCCTAGGCCATGCACATCCACACCAACACCCAAACCCACACTCACTTCCAATtccaattaaaaatcaaatttaaaacacTAATAAATCGATCCAAGTCATGGTGGAGGTCAAATGCATTGTAAGCTCGGTATTATTATGTTTCATTGGCGGGTCattacttatatttttttagtaagACAGAGCTTTAGAAATGCTAAATATGTaacaaaatgtaatatttgtttaatgtaattatgatttattttattacatttaaaaataaaatgaaaacaaaaaagaaaagaaatactGATggtaatgtttttttaaagaaaatgttaagAAGTCCTTCATCTAAAGtcctttgtttatttattaaaaatatttaaacatttaaaaatgatgGAACGGAAATGTTTATTAGGGTAATCGAAAATGGGCGATAAAATTCTTGGCAACCCTTCTTCTTTGCTATCAAAACTCGCCACACACACTCtgaaatttgttgtttttggcaaTCTGTTTTCTTGACAGTTTGA
Proteins encoded:
- the LOC108074989 gene encoding peritrophin-48: MPKSSLFGVLLGCIFLMTWQTSSAASTGEYEELCRLFKNGTQIRKPGTCDQYIKCVNGEGTVLTCTSGQSFSPSKNQCVDTLANSNKYCGNRCEGKDGEWVADPTECHRYFYCLNGEPHPGICPNSQHFNEANQACQHGVDSTCVDVNNICELVPSKTKFRNENDCAKYYECNSSESHTASTCITTKKRQYFDVESGSCVEPSTIECSAHSKSGICSKSTKATFVSDKATCRGYFYCQGLSPVIDLDPMWMQCKEGYFFDEDLQVCAPAAQVVCEYNRCEGRGTMLVASSSNNCHNYIRCVDSKTVEEETCHFDHFFDETIEACTPTIIYDKCCDDRD
- the LOC108075025 gene encoding peritrophin-44, yielding MEKPKAFVGLALLLLLVQSFGIANGRDEDICRLFSNNTVIRDPDSCGQSITCINSVSHYSTCAGSTPFFDKDTGKCVKALTDDSSCAVSCEDAATQFVADPKSCYGYYYCSDQETALYGKCPTETHFNATTQTCTRLYESACTASSFEYCNIVKNSVNFDNLQGCNKYHVCEKGVLKDKTCASALYYQASTGTCVAKALVDCDAHPLPSNVCGTVKKPLENKFVTDAATCRGYFFCAKQADGTPDANPTWNQCPQDYFFDASSQTCKNPTSVACKWDRCDGRTATFVESATTGCREYLICSDGITQEEKSCGNYFFDQTKGACVPDVLTYAACK
- the LOC108075023 gene encoding peritrophin-44 isoform X2, producing MKGFDTRICALVACLLLASQASGYTMEQMCAQWSGTGYVGNPTNCRAWGYCQGQKLVGWGTCPDDYIFNSQKGICDYPYRTVCATSAVQTCTAATSPMYVADPSNCTQYGYCDGKGSISYGDCGVGGVYSASSRSCVWGPACPQSTICQFMLSDIYVGDPDNCGSWLSCNNGYGTPGTCGSGLTYNLVTGNCQKTNTCNGNTDSGSSNGQFTVGDTSSTICKDKTNGYEAAPALTGKSYRFVSDLTTCYGFYYCESATAVGVWNQCPTGTHFDPTIGKCVSPAAYACPYNRCGNVNSVFMTRLGTSCEGYTVCASGGIGSCPTKNPYYDEVYDICTATAPGFAICS
- the LOC108075023 gene encoding peritrophin-44 isoform X1 yields the protein MRGFDTRICALVACLLLASQASGYTMEQMCAQWSGTGYVGNPTNCRAWGYCQGQKLVGWGTCPDDYIFNSQKGICDYPYRTVCATSAVQTCTAATSPMYVADPSNCTQYGYCDGKGSISYGDCGVGGVYSASSRSCVWGPACPQSTICQFMLSDIYVGDPDNCGSWLSCNNGYGTPGTCGSGLTYNLVTGNCQKTNTCNGNTDSGSSNGQFTVGDTSSTICKDKTNGYEAAPALTGKSYRFVSDLTTCYGFYYCESATAVGVWNQCPTGTHFDPTIGKCVSPAAYACPYNRCGNVNSVFMTRLGTSCEGYTVCASGGIGSCPTKNPYYDEVYDICTATAPGFAICS
- the LOC108075022 gene encoding peritrophin-48; amino-acid sequence: MMRASGILSLLFVASALGGVIEDFEYLSVEDMCGLLPQDTSLLRPSTCDNWVRCPNSLEAAVEQGACASGLYYDKDLGRCILASSAKCPYKGLGATEQAKNYCANETDGSFVVDPSSSDCRGYILCKNGKQIRANCPNELIFQPTSRSCVYETQYHCPKSSTKRSDPACRSLPNNTRLADPVHCDQYYECVSDLLHIRSCPALSAYDAALGYCVNVSEVACYETAALPEPENTFCLDEATGSARVGYFADDLSCAHYYICNKPKAGKHDTEPRHLSCPLGQYFDFEKLSCRDRLNVRCQLDRCVGTNLTYVNVAGDCQSYGRCSGGATVSTGLCPSGYYFDERNQGCSLTNYHYIACSA